The genomic DNA ACAGAAAGCTGGACGACCACCGGTCCAGCCGAGACCACCGGGTGGAGGGCGGCTCCAAGGACCGGTCGCACTCCGATCACCGGTCCCACTCCGATCACCGGTCGGACCACCGCTCGGGCTCCGACTACAGCAGCCACCACAAGTCGTCTCGCGACTACCGCTACCACTCGGACTGGCAGTCGGACCACAGGGCGTCGGGCAGTGGCCCCCGGTCCCCCCGCGACCAGCGCTCCCCCTATGACTCGCGCTCGCCCCTGGGCCACCGCTCGCCCTTCGAGTACTCGTCCGACCACAAGAGCACGCCCGAGCAGATCTGGAGCAGCCGCAAGACATGATGAGCCTCCGGcgagaggagtggaagaagaagaagaaagaatgaACAAACTCGCTGCAGACTCACTCAGCCATAGACACAACTGAAACACAGGAAATGCCTTATGGGACTGTCCAAACGCTGGATCATGCTCGCACTGCGTCTCTCTGGGGTCAGTGTGGacgccttctctctttctttctttctttctttcttttctctctctctctccctctctctctctctctctctctctttctctctctgacggGTGTCTCGGTGTTAAAGCCGAGGAGTGACGGGGTTttggatggggggaggggggcacagacatatttttgtatttaagaGCAATGCTGCACTGTTTCGCAAAGGCTGCGGCATagtttttcccttttttaattattatttttataaatgaacttttttccttttttttttacttggacAAAAATGACCTGAGTGCTACCCATCAACCAACACTGGATCCTGGCATTGGCTCATCACTCAGTCAATGTGGTTCGTGGCTTATTTAAAAAGTGTTCAGACACGTTTGAAAAAGTAGCGCAAAGTATCATCCTGTTATCATGCGTGTCAAGTGTGGGTTCGAAGGGTCTTTTTCTAAAGCAGTCTGAAGGACTTGGGTTCACCTTCCAAAGTACCTCGTCAACAGTGTCTCTGTGACCACCTTGCCCAtgattcttctttgtttttccttttgcaTCATGCTTGAAGTATTTAATTCTGTTTCAAATGTAAAATAacctggatttttttttgtgcacatCTGAAAAATGTCCTGTTTTCACACAAATTGTACTACTGTAAATTATTGTATAAAAGTAAAATCAAATGGGCTTTTCTCTCAGGCTTTTTCAGTTTGTCGTTATTTTGACTCTACTTTTTCCCCATCAACTCAGGCTTTTTGTCGACTGTAAGAATTAATGATCAAGTTATTGTTATGACAGTTAATGGTAATTATTCTATTTAGAATGTAACTCGGGAactaggggggtggggggagtctATTCCATTTGTGTTAttcctctgggggggggggtcttgtttttgtttatgtttatgtttggttAACGTCTAGTGTTTGGTTGATTCTGAGTTGTGGATATGTCAGTAAGCAGATGGCAAACCTCACGTTTTAAAGCATCATGTGATAAAGTGTAAGGGTCTATCGTAGATAGAGGCACTTATATGATCTCAAATAAACTAGAACATTTTTATGgacttttttccttttccttccggttttgttctttatttttttatacataATTGTAGGCAATAATGTAAAATCTTCTATGCAGCCCAAGTGTATTTCTGGCAGACTGCCCAAGCAAGTCAAATGCTGTTACAGTACACACTGATGTATATAGGTTTTCTCTAtatttcaaattgaatttacACTGAAAAAATGCATGGATTTTTAAAAGATATTGTTTTATATAATTGTTTATAAAGTCATTAAACTCGAATCACTGTTCTCACTTGTAATCTGGAGTTGTGTACGTGAAAGTTCCACTTTAGAATGTTTCCCTCCTGGATTTGTGGCAGGTTTAGATAAAGAAAGATGCATTTATCTATGTTCAAGTAGCCCGTGTGGAAACATTTCTGGCAAAAAAAGAGGGCATTTCATGAACGCATGGCCAATCGTTTGGGGTGACCGCTGACATGCCATATAGGCCTTGTTGACATCACCCATCTGTGTAGACAGCAGGATGTTTGCCCTTAAATACATGCCACTGGCTGCAGAAAGTGTTGAAATCTCATGCTAAAGCATATGTAGTTTTGATCATATGATTTCTGTAATGGCAAAATCGACATTTTGAATCCTTTAGGTTTTCAGCAAATGTATCTTGGTGCTTGGTTAATTGGGATGTCATGACTTGTAACATTCATTCTCCCAATGAAAGTGgaaatgttgttgtgtttgtatgtgtgtgtgtgtgtgtgtcagtttataCAGAAAGATGAATTTGTTGCAAGTCAGGCAGAGATTTGTTTTTAGACACAGCTAGACTAAAGATTGCTGTTAAAGTAGTAAAAGTTAAGGATGATCTAAAGACTACAGTACTAACTATGTTTCCATTGGTACACTGACATGTATTCTGCAGAAAGGTCCGACAACTTATCCGAGAATAACAAGCATTGTGTGCCAGTGATTTGAATGGGCAAGCGTCCAAATGTGATGTCCCCTAAAGACACGCCCATTCATTTGTTTGACAAATTCTGGTACAACGATCACTTCCTCCAGGGACGTTACTCAAAAATATAGTTTCCACCTTCACCTCACTGGCTCAGTTTTCAGCTTGACCTTAATTCTGCCAAATAGACTCAGAACACAGAGCCAATGGGCATTGTggtgatcatttttttttaatgagcaaATTTTGCGTTCCCTTTCAATACTTTTGCGTTACCTTGCAATATTTTTTTATCAATACTTTTGCGTTTTTTTCGAAGTAATGTAACTACTGTGGGGTACATTGTCCAGTCCACCACATCTAcggtataaaaaaaaagacacaaaagaaTATTCTGGAATGTGAGACTTTGTAAGTCAGTTAGACTTCGACAGTCTGAAAATGGTGTTTGAGTAGAGAACCCTGCAATGGATATTAACGGTCTGTGTACGAAGAGAAAAACTCATGGTGATGCTAACAGACATTAGGTTTCGTGATTTGAGAAAGACAATCTGTAGCTGCTTTGATGGAAACAGTGATAACATGTTACCTCAAAATTATTAAGTAGTGACCCGGTTCGACCACCTCTGGTTTTATTTCGATATTTTAAGCACAGCAAGTGAACCAACAAAAGTGACGTTCAGCATTAGGATATACAATTTAAAGGTTGTGAAGCTGTCTTGCTGACATTTGACAGCAACCAAAAGGCTTTAAATTAGTTACAATGCTTCAGTCTATTTGCTTCGACTTTCACAGACAGGAGAAGTGCGCAAGACCAAAAGCTATCCTCCAGTTGCtttataaaataaacatttaaaataaaaacttcAAGGCAACATTTATTAAGGTGTGTGACAGACACTCCCCGGGTTTCCAACTGTTGATATGAGCTCCGCTCAAAGCATTTCCTTAGtcgctcttcttctcttcaaACATGATGTTGGCTGTGGCTCTCTTGGCTGTGAAAAGAAGCAAATCTGTGTTTACACACTAAATGTAACAAGTGGTTTAAGTTTTTAGAACTAAGTCATCTAAGCAAAATGTCTTCATGCAAAGGTAAAAATGCAATGAAGAATGGGATTACAGACACCGATGTAATATGTAATAGAAGTACAGGTGTGTAATGTATGGTAAGATGACTGATTTCTGTCTGATAGAAAAAATGCGTTGGCcagcaacacaaaaatggtATTGTGCTCATTTAATGACTGAACAAAGGGTTAAATATTAGAAAAAATGCACAAATCATTACAAAACATAAACGTACACAAAACAAATCGATTTAAAACAATGCTCATGCAAACGGCCACGGCATGCCAACGGAGTGCATCCCCTTACCCTCATCTTTGAACTTGTCGGCTGCTTCAGTTGCCTTGTCTTTGATATCCTTCATGGCGCTGTCGATCCTTGCCTCATTCTTCAGGAAGATGGGACGAACGATACGCGTGTAAATCAAGACGGAGCCATTGGAGGGGGTAGGGGCCATGCACCACACCAAGAAAGCACCCTGCAAACGGTACAGAAAATACAGAATAAAAACATGGTTCATTCCTGTTCCAGAAAACACTGTTAAAATTCAGCACTCCCATGTACACAGCACTATTAGATTCAACCCTGGTGGTTTGAGGGGGAACGAGTTTGCCATGGACTTTCTGATAAGGCTACGCAACAGAATGGGCATGGGGTTGGGCCTGTGGTTGGCTGGCAACAAACAAAGCATTGTTCAGTTTTCACCACAGTGCTTCTCCAAAAATACTTCTTAAAACGAACATTTGTTTATCCTAGAAAGAAAATGGTGGGAAATATACAGCATAGTATAAAATAGAATAAGTAAAATGCTGCTTTTAATGTTGTCAACTACATAGTCAACAAACTACATTAAACATATACGTTATTTGATCTTATTGTTTGAGTAGCATGTATTTGTAATATAAGCTTGTCTTTCTCTGAAGCAGTTTTCAATAAGACACACTGAACTTTAACATACCGAAGTCAAATATTTGCCTCTTTTACCTTGAACATATAGTAGAAGGGGAACCAGGACAGGAAGATATCAGCAAAGAACTCAGCCACACTGAACACGCCATACACCACCCAGTAGGTCAGCCATTTTGTGTCATCATCCTTGGTTGCACTTTCAATTGCTTTGATCCTGAAAGTGACAAAACCTGATTAAGTGGATACCATACAGGGAAATAAGCGTGTTGAGACAATGTAATTACTTACAAAACCTGATTAAGTGGATACCATACAAGGTAGAGACAGTGTACTTCTCTGGTGTTATAAActgaacaacaacacacaagtgTACAACCTCACCAGTTCAAGGCCTAAGAAATGGCTAACAATTTCAGGATCTTATCCTTGACAAGCTTATCAGTGCCTAGACCCTGACTCACAGCTTCACTATGAGAGTGGGGCACACCAGGCTGTCCCAATGACCTTTACGCAGACAGACGGGGTAAGCACTGACGTCTACTTGAACACTAAGGAGCATGTGGAAGCATGTGGAACCATGTGGAACCAACTACCAGTGAAGCTGTGGTCACAACT from Clupea harengus unplaced genomic scaffold, Ch_v2.0.2, whole genome shotgun sequence includes the following:
- the LOC122132595 gene encoding receptor expression-enhancing protein 5-like → MLLSVQVDVSAYPVCLRKGHWDSLVCPTLIVKLIKAIESATKDDDTKWLTYWVVYGVFSVAEFFADIFLSWFPFYYMFKGAFLVWCMAPTPSNGSVLIYTRIVRPIFLKNEARIDSAMKDIKDKATEAADKFKDEAKRATANIMFEEKKSD